From the genome of Buteo buteo chromosome 4, bButBut1.hap1.1, whole genome shotgun sequence:
acatttttcttttaaaattagaaggTAATCATCTGCCTGCTAAGTGAGTAGGATGATGAAGTCAAGGTTAGATTTGTTCTCAAATGCAAGACGTTTATTATTCACAAAGCCAATGAGGACAGAGATGTCTTCCCAAAGCAGCGGTCACTTCCAACACTCACTTTGCATGTGAAACcacttgttttctgtattcttcTTTTTATCCCATAGAAATTTCTCTGGGATTTAGAAGACcagttttggaaagaagaaattagaaCACTGTACGTCTCCAAGTTATACAGCACAGCCTACCTCTTCCCCTTTACCCACATTTCCATTATCCTCTCCAAGTTTCTTAACCTGTATTGAAGCCACAAATCCTAGCCATGCATTCCTACCAGCCTCTGTTATAAGCACGCAGAGGGTCATAGCAAGCTTCTGTCCTGACAGCATCACCTCATCTCTACTGCACTCCTAATAGGTGCAAAATGAATTGTGATGTTCCATTCATGTAACATCCCTGCGCATGCACACATACTCTCTCACATGCAGTTACTACAGCTTGCTAAGGTACCATCGCCTTCCACACTTCTTTACGAGAGTCTCTCTCCTAGTGACTCGGGAGAGtcaacagcagaaagcaagcagcgTATACTTAAGATACAGGCATGCTATTTCTACAGTAGGTGGCATACGCGTGGGTTTTATCCgggttttccttccttccaaggATAAGGTTTGGCTAAGAACTTCAGTAGCATAATATGGTTTACCAAGTCCCACGGACTAGTGGATTTGGATTTGCTCAGACAGCCAACAAAACCTGCCAGGTGGTTTCATCACGTAGTATGTGAACCAGAAAACTAACACTGTTCTGTTGCCAAATGGAAGAACGCTTCCTCGCTTAGTATCGATCACCAATATGGTGATGAATTTTCAACCTGACCCAAGCTCTGCCACTGGGGAAAGAGACCAGTGGACAGCCTCGGACTGCCTAGTTGATCAGGCTCTCTTTCTTGTCCTCTCGTTGGAGTCTGAAGATCTACACAGTCTTTCTTGGCAGATGGTATCTGAACGCCATCAGGCTTCCACTCTGCATGGAGAATCTTGTAATTCTGACCCTCATTATTGTCCCAGAAGGTATGTTCTCCACTTTGGTAAGAAATGCAAAACTCTATCTTCTCTTCAGGGGAAATGGCAGGAGGCAAGTCAATGGTAAATGAGAAGGTATCATTTTCAGAATCACTGTAAACATTGTTCATGTATACACACTCAATGTCCGTGTAAGTCTTCCATGTATCAAAGGTAATTCGAACCTGAACCTTTTTTTCAAAGCTCACATTTTTTACTTTCACAGTGCCTGACAGCACCTTCTCTTGCAGGGTGCAGTTCTCCAGGCAGACCAAGTTCTTCTGCAGACGGttcctgaagtccaggtagtCAGCTGAGGGCCGAGGGAAACTCAGAATCAAGTTTTTCTCCTCATGTAGCTTTAAGCCAGATGTTATGTTTTCAATGCCTAAGAGGTCAAACTGAAGATCCCACCCAGGGTGCTCCTGGAACTCGGAGAAGGTGTGTATCGCTGTCAGGGACAGCCCCTTCGAGTCCGCAAACACAACTCGCTTCTTCGCTCGGGCTGCTGAGTGGTTCCAGTCACTCTTCTGAGCTTCGGAGTCACGTTTCATGTGAAGACACGGTCTGAGAGGTTTGAATCTGTTCACAAAGTTGTTTCTTTGGCAGTCCTCAAGAGGGCTGAGAAAACTCTTCAGTGGTGGGGAATGGGCTAAGCATATTCTCATGGCCACGTCCACGGGCATGATGGAACTTGGCAAGGGCCTCGGGTCCAAGATCTGTAtcattctgaaaagcagaaagacaggACATTATTATTTGTTACATCAGGTAAGAAGCGTCTTAAGAATGCATATTTGCTTCATCTGCTGTCTTAATTATTCATGGCCTCATCTTTGCACGTCTTTAACGCAGCCTAAATTAAAATGGACAGTTCAAGCTGAGGAACTAGGGTGAGACTGTTCAGTCATTTCTTGCTAACTCTGAACTCTTTCAATTCAAATGTCATCTTGTCTACTTTTTCCAAACCtctgaaaaatagattttagtGACAGCCAATTAAACGTATTTccttgaaaatacagaatattctAGTAACCACTAAAACAGATTCAGTTACAGTGGAAGTGCTCAACCACCTTAGCTTCCCTTTTAGAGACTGAGCCAGGTCTTAAAATTCCAGCAAGCTGGATCAGCTGCTTCACCTCTGAGCAGAGACAGCACTATATTAAGCAAGTCACCTATCCCATCACAGCGTCAAATGGGAGGCTATGTACCTTGGTGCAGAACCATCACACTGTGGCTCTGAACCATAAATGTATGTTAGGCACCCTGGTTTTGGTTAAttcagacaaataaaaatgctaaagcacctttggaaatattttctatgagcTATTAACCCAGGTCTAAGTAACAGAGCTCTCTTGCACTGTTAACATTGACTGCTGAGTGAAtaggacaaaaaagaaagcGGGTTGGGGGGGCAGGGcacacactttcttttttcacctcATCGGACTTCAAGAACTGGcttaaaagcatcttttcatAATTCCCAAAGTCCATGCCCAAAGCCTACTGCAAGTATTCAGTAAGAATGCTACAGCTTTATTTGTAAAGATTTATTCATAACCCTCCCTCCCAGATGATGAAAACCACAATTACTATGCAAGAGCATGGCCCATTGAAAGCTAGTTAGCTtgaatatttgtaaaaatgGGCTTCAACTGCAGCACATCCCTTCTGAGAAGGATGCAGTCCTTGCTGGAAGTGCAGATTTTTGTTGAGTCACAGGAAGCCAGAGTATTTGCTTTGTCACTTAAATAAATGGCTTTCTCCTTTCCAGGGCTCTCACCAGTATTCCAGAGCCCTGccaaaaaaagctgaagctgtGCTGGCCTCTTAattcttctctttgctttttttattgtggCAGTATTTGCCATAATAAGTAGGACGAGGAGAGTACCAGCATCAAATTAATcaagtttgctttgctttaataGGAAAAGAACTAAGGCTTCAAAAATACTCTCTCTGCAACTTTTGTGACCAGCTCCTGGGGCAACAGCTCCTATGCTTTTGCAGTAtcaaaaaaaagaggggggggggaccccaaaacgacaaaaaccaaccaaccaaaaaaagcccaggAACACAACCTGAAAAAGGTAGGCTGCTAGAAGAGGCAAACCCGAACCGCCAGCAAGAGATGCGGCGGATTCAGCAGCGCCATTGCCGGGCACCGCAGAGGCGTAAGGACTCGTTTGCGGGACCCGTAAAagcgggggaggggaggggagaggagcggCGCAAGTTTCGAGGCGTTGCGGCCCCAAGGGCTGCAGCCCGCGGGCTGTTGTTTCCGCGGGTCCGGAGGAGCGCACctacaaagaaaaccaaaaccgGAGcgaaagcagtaaaaaaaccccaaagaccaCGGGAGGGAAAGC
Proteins encoded in this window:
- the PPP1R3C gene encoding protein phosphatase 1 regulatory subunit 3C — encoded protein: MHCSRMIQILDPRPLPSSIMPVDVAMRICLAHSPPLKSFLSPLEDCQRNNFVNRFKPLRPCLHMKRDSEAQKSDWNHSAARAKKRVVFADSKGLSLTAIHTFSEFQEHPGWDLQFDLLGIENITSGLKLHEEKNLILSFPRPSADYLDFRNRLQKNLVCLENCTLQEKVLSGTVKVKNVSFEKKVQVRITFDTWKTYTDIECVYMNNVYSDSENDTFSFTIDLPPAISPEEKIEFCISYQSGEHTFWDNNEGQNYKILHAEWKPDGVQIPSAKKDCVDLQTPTRGQEREPDQLGSPRLSTGLFPQWQSLGQVENSSPYW